The Trichoderma breve strain T069 chromosome 2, whole genome shotgun sequence DNA segment gtttggagaagaaagaaaaagtccAAAGCTTGGGATGAGCAACAGAAAGTCTACTTTTGAAGGGTGGGTGGGGGAAAAGCCTCAGCTCTCAAGGGCCCGATCTCGGTCGCAGCTCCAGCAACTTTGTCTCAACGGCGCCGGTCTTGCCCCCCCTGTCCCACCGCATGTGAAAAGCCCCGGGTTTAAGTATCAAAAATACAGTCAGTGCGATGAGTAACAGGCACGAGCACAATGGCCAGCCTTACGTTGCCTGGGATTTTGTGCGCTTTCCGGAGTGCGTCGTGGATACAAGTTACATACAAGCGTTGCTGCGAGGGGGGGACCCTACATGTAGCTTACTGTATCGAGATGCACTGATATTACTCTACTTTTACCATCTGGCACACGCACCCCAATTTACTTGGTATAGAGACCAATTCGCTGGCAGGACAAGTAGTACCTCTGTACAACGCGTCCAGCTTGCATTAATTGTATTTACTAGTATATGGATAGGGCTTGTGCGTTGCAGTCCAGGGAAATCACACAGCGCTGATTTTCTCTTggcccaagaccaagacgtGAGATGACGCATCCGCTGGGCGTTCGTTCGCTGCGTCCAGCATGCACTAATACCAAGTGCCAGTGCCGCCGGGGTACGAAATAGTTTAAGAGCCCCCACCACAACCGCCGAAATCTGGCTTCTTGACAAGCACCAGACTCGTAATACTCGGCCCGACCAATGGACGTTTCTTattgtatgtacgagtatgctgAtctctacggagtagatggACCTCATATTCTCCAACAATTCAGTCATACTTGCCACCGCTTAGATTATCCCTAAGTAAACACGCCAGTCGTGATATAttccatcaaatccatccaggTGCAAAAAAGCCCCGCCAATCCCACATCCGTCTATCCATCTCCCGAGCCACTCCATCTCACTCATGTCGGGCTCCGTACGGGCTCCGTAAAAACCACAGTCAAACATCCAATACCCGGATTGCCCATCTTCCCACTACTAGATTAGTATTATAGCCCAGCTCGCTAGGCACCTAGGGGAGCTTACCATGTACTCGTAAACTCCGAGTATGACTGATTTGACGCTTTACCTccctgcatgcatgcatataCTAAGCAGCTATCTACTACTAAGTCACATCTTTTTGGATCTACCGGCCGTTAGAGCGTCACCGTGTATCCCCCGTCCTTGCGTCTCTCCCTAAGAAATACATGCAAGGACTTCATTTTAGTGGGATGCAGGTCTTCGTGGGCCGATGGAATTGCTCAAGTTTCATATTCCATGCGACGCGAACGCACGAGTTGCATGGGCACTTACCTACCTTGCTGACGGGATATGAATACATCGGACTATATCGGACAAATTCGGATAAGAGGGCAAGGCCAGTCATTGTTATAGCTATTGCGGAATCCTTAGATATACAAGTTGCAAGGGAAAATTAGTTGTAGGCACAAGCATTAACTTACACATCGTAATATACTTGGTGTAAGGTGGCCTTCTATGTGCTATCCGAATATTAATGGGATGGAGTAGCTGAGAATTCAAGTGCCGTAATATGATACAGAGAAACGCCATTTATCCACTAACTAAattctctagtatctgctgTTATCACTCTATATCTCAGTGAAATGCCCAACTCAAGGTGTTGGATAGCAAACCGGTTAATATCTACCAAACATTTATACTGATTCTACAATACAGCCGTGCCACCACAGGTCATCATACCCTTGACCAAGGTTAAACTGGCTCTTTTCGGCAATCACGACAAAccgccatcttccatcttgcaATGAACGCCATGTATTTCTATGCTGTACTGTCGACTTAATGAAAGGTAGTATATAGATCAGGTAACCCCGTAGCTAGGCCCGGGCCAAAATCACGAAGAACGGCAAACATGCCATTCCTCAACTCAAGCACTAGCTGAGATCGGGATTCTTGTTATGGCGCCATCTCCGTGATGAAAGATGTGCCGGGTGTTGGATGATGTACAAAAGTACATACTCTATGTGAGGTATGTCGgctgctcgtcgtcgttgtcacGTCcaccttctctctctccaccccCAAAACTCTCCAGGTTGTGGGCACCGACCTTGGGCAATCCACACAAACCGGTCCCCTGGTTTTTAAAAACACCAGCATCTATTTCAGTACTCGGTCATATGGCGCTCCCTTGACAGATCCTCCACTCATTGCCGTTCGTACGTTCCTCTTGAATCCCTCTCGGTTGCTTCTCAGGTCGTCAGCCGCCTCCTTGTTCAAAGGATCCGAGGCGTTGGGTTCCAGGAACAAAAACTACATTTCTTCAAGTCAGCATCTTGGCTCGAATTTGTTTTCCGCTTCCCTCAATCcgtgaagcagaagaacaCGTGCGGTGTCATACCTGCAACCCCACAATGACAGCATTCAGGTTCAACACCGGCTTCCAGTCCTCCCGCAGAATGTTAAGGCAAACCTTGCCCTCGAGATCAATGTTGGGATGATATATCTTCTCTCTGCACAGCACTTTAGGAGGCTCGTGCGGGAAGTTCTGGTTGATGGCAAAGTCGAATGTGAATTTTCCGCCTCGGTACATGCCCTCGTCCGGCTCGATCGACAGGATAAAGTTGAGGATATTGTCGGGATCAGGAAAGTCCGTCTTCATCGTTGCACCGAGAGATAGTTCTGACAAATCTGCTGCCCGTTAGCTGTTCCGCCCTCCCCGTTAACAGTAGACCCCAAGACGTTGGAGAGAGGCACCTTTTTGTACTCGTAGCTGTGCCGCCGtcaccttcttcctcttccctccgGCAGCCTGACCCTCAGcattctcagcctccttttgcttttttttctgcgaCTTGTGTTAGGAACTCTCTGTGGCGGCATAGAAAGCTGGCGCATTTTCCAAATACCATAGACCATATGTTCAACATCTTGGCTCGTCGGAGGTCGCCGGTGAGGACGAGAAGCGGTATCCTGAAATGCCTGATCGAAGGGAGAGGGTTGAAAGAAACTTTGAAAGGGGTGGGAAGAGAGGCTTGGACCGCCGAATCGGAGGGGACAGAGAGCTTTCAGCTGTTGCACAGGTGACGTTTTGGAGacggaaaaaaagaagcctTATCCGCGGGGAGTGCTTCGGTGCTCGTTGCCTGTCTGCCGAAGATGACTGAATGCTGTCACACAATGACGATAAGATAAGGCGGGACAATAAGCGGGATGGATGCAATTAGTACTAATTCAGTGGTCTAACTGAATTGAGTCGGCGGGGATCAAATTGAATTTCCACAGGGCGCTGCTTTATTGCAAGCTCTCGCCATTACAGCGGGTAGTGCACTATAAATACAACCTCAAGCACTGTAACAGAGGGAGACCACCTTGTAACCATCAAGACATGCACTTAACACCAGATTATCCGCGTTTTGATCATCAATTGAATAGGTTCCCTTGTTTCCTCTATCCCTCCGTTTCTCTACTCTGTAGTTACACAGCAAACATTCTTCCAAGCTATCTGCAAAACTTTTTTTGTGTCTCAAGTCGCCTATTCCATCCCATGAACAAAGAAACATGCTAAAAACATTAATGCCCTAATAACGTTACAAGCCAAGGTATCTGTATATGAAATAATTTGTCTACTGGGCAGGCCCGTAATATTCCTGGAAAAACCACCACCCACGCAGCCGGCCGGGGCCGAACCCAACTTTGCAATAACCCAACTTTGCAATAATTTACCTTCTGGCGAAGCAGCACATGAGACCCGTCTTACCCAGGAACCAGAGGAAACCTATGAAGCGGATAAGAGACAGCACGGCCGTAGCGTACAGAAGGaacttgaagaagttggcaGTACGGCTGGATGAGGTTCCCTGTTGCGATCAATTAGTATATAAAGCTCAGCCGTAGAGAACAAGTCGAGAAATGTTACTTACCACCAAACCAGACTGGGCAAAGTCGTCGGTAGTGACAccgatgatgaggataaTGTTGGAAAACAGCCAAGAGACGACCAGGCCGGTACGGAAAGACTTGTAGCCGTCCTCGacgtccttcttctcgacctcttcctcctccttaAAGGGGGCCAGGGCTCGTCGGACAGTCTGCTCGAACTGACTGTCGATatcctcctgctccttctcAATTTCTTCGACGACAACTTcgttcttctcgcccttttgGACGTTGGCAGACGGGAGAGCCTCAGCCTTATCGGAACCCTTGGTACCCCAAGACACATCGTGCCAGTTGTTGAACGCGTAGACCATGAGAATGTTGATATAGGTCGACATGAGCAACAGATAGTGGGGGAAAGAGTGGAACATGTGCCAAGGGTCGAGGTAGAGGAAAGAGGCAATGAAGTACAGACCGTAAATGGTGATCAAGGCAATGATAATGACACCTGCAGCACCCGCTCCGAAGAAGAAACTCTTGAcgaaatcttctccagaGTCAAAGTTGATCTGATCCTGGATAGGTGTGTTGAACGCTTGAAcgaccaagaagacggaaagAACCAAGATGTAACCCTGAATCAACGCAAAGACCATGAAGGAAGCAATGTAGGTGAACTTGGAACCCTTTGGTCTGTTACCCAGGGCAAGAATAAACTGCAGGATAACGAATGcgaggtacaggtacttcAGAAGCGTGTTGATAATAGGCGTCGCCTCGTCTCCAAAAGGCCAGCCGTGATGCTCAGACGAGTTGGATGAAGCAATAACCGGGGTACCCACAAGGTCCATGAtgacggtggtggtgaggtAGTAAGAAGCCAGAGAAAAccaggagaagatgacgTTGAGGAAGTTGTAAATGAGCTGAATGTGCAAGAAGAACATGCGGATGATGTTGTGGCCAGACTTGTACATTCGGCCGAAGTGCATCAGCGCATACAGAGAGGCGGCAAACGAACCGTTGAGCCAACGACGACGCTGACTGATGAATTCGGCAGCACCTTCGGGCACATCTGTTTCAcccttggcggccttgatgtAGGTCAAATGCCACTTCTGGCCAGCCTTGGCGACCAGCTCGAAACAGAGAATACGATCTTCGGCCAAGAacatgttcttcttgaaaATGTTCATGCCGTCGATACCCTTCTTACCAAGAATCTTGGACAGGGTATGGTCACCGTGGAAATACTGCTCCAGAGGGCGTCCCATGATGGCTCGGAATCGGTAGGCTGAGAAGGCACCGGGCAACACAGAGACGTAGCCAAATGAACTCTCAAGAGGCTTGTCGAGAATGTTGGAGATCTTGTACTCAAAGTTCTGCACAGCGACCAGGGggttgagcagcttcttgccgcccttgcctAACATGGCGTGAATCTCACCACAAGCACCACCGAGATCCTTGTCGTTGTAGAAACCCTCCCACAGAGCCAGCAGCGAGCGCGGGCTGGGCTTGGTACcggcatcaagaagaatgCAGACTTCGGGGTTCAGGATTCGGCCAAAGGCATTGAACAACCAACGATGGGAGTTGATCTTCTTGGTgttctgctgcttcaagcagaagatgaaCTGAACGGGGGGCAGATTCTGAGGGCTGTCACCAGAAGGTCGGATGAGCTGCTGGTTAGGCGTGACGGAAAGCTGACTGGTGTACTCGAAGATGTGAGCGACGGTTTCCTTGCCGTCGACATCCTTCTTGACAACACCGTCCTGGTACACACCAATAGTGGCGAGCACGTCCAGAGTGTTCTTGTCAGCCTTGTCGATACCGTCAAAGACGAAGCACACGACGATCTTCTGCCAGGCAGGACCTCCCTTGTTCCAGAAGGTCGATTTCTTCAGGTTGACAATATCACGAATGTTCTGCATCACACCGTGCAGAGTTCTGGCAAGCAGAACCTTGTCTTCGTTATAGTATGTAATGGCAATCAGGAGTTCGGTGTGACGGTTGTACATTCGCGGCCGCAAGTCGTAACCGTTCTTCAGGGTGAAGTCATTGGGATCACAGGTAGCCGCGGTGTATCGCATCTTGACAAACTCCTCGTTGCCGCCTTCAACATCGCGGTACTTGGGCTCAACTGCGTTTTTGATGGCGCTGGGCACGGGGTAGTCGATACTCAGAACGGAACCCTGGACAAGCTTAACCTTTCGGGTGTTGTAACGCTTCAGGCCACCACCGgcgggctgctgctgtctctGAACCCAGCTGTCGTCATCGTTGTCATGGACAGTAGAGGCGGGGCGAGGGAAATCGTATCCTTGGCCCTGTCCGTACTGGCCGTATCCGTTGTCGCTGCCCAGGCCAGGAGTGCCGATGGGCGAGGCTCCAGGAGCATAAGACTCGGTGAGACTGTAAGCTGAAACAGGGCGGTCGGGAGGAGTCCCGGCGCCGAGTCTATCATGCTCGTAGCCATGCGAGCCAGGCTCGTTCAGCAGATATCGTCCGGCttgttcttcctcctcgtgaGGGGGCAGGTGATACTAGAAGAGGGAAAAACAAGTCGCGTTAGCCAGCCTTGTCCAACTTACCCTCCCTTCCCATTGTTGATATTTGGTTTGGTAGTTACTCACGCTACTGCCCGAGGGAAGATCTTGTAGCGGGTGTCCCCCGCCTTGGCCACCGCCAGGACCGTTGTATGCCATGATGGTCCTATTTCTAAAATGATATCAAGACGACGGCTTGTTGGAATCGTAATGTGCTAAAGAGCGTCTTTGGTTAAGGTTGTTCGTAATTCGTGTCTAGATGGCTCCGCCTAGGTCCTAATAGGTTGCaacggagaaaaaaaaggggacccccaagaccaagagagaaaaaaaatctatTGAGCTCAATGCCAGCTTTGTTTGCGGAAAGCAACCCGACCCCTAACGATGCGAGCAATGAGGCACCAGCCTCGAATGGTAGGATTGAAGGttggggaagatggaggagagagagttgTCGACCGACGAAGCTTAGTGGGCTGAAAAAGATAATAAGGGGAGGGAAAGGCTCTCGCGAACGATTCAGGAGATGCCCCAAGTGCAGCTTGCTTCTAGGATCTTTGTTTCGGGACAGTACGAACAAAGGCATACAGTGTCCAGCCACTTGGGTAGTGGCCCAGAATAGGGGAGACTGACGCTAAGGGGATTTGGGGGGAAGCTGAGCCACCTCACATGCACTGTGCCAGGACAAGACTCTTACTCTCAAACAGACCAACGTCCACTGGGCAACGTTTGGGTTAGGGTGCCTTATCAGCCTGACTTAGCGTCTGCGGTGAGACAGCCGTAGTGAACCAAAGCTGCTCTGCTCGCTGTAAGACGCCGCTCCAGCGCAGCTCGATTTAAGGGCCGGACGCAGTAGAGTATCACCTGTCGTCATCACGTTGCCCCTCCCTTGTGCAGGAGGGTCCAACGGCTCTCGTGTCTGGTTACATTCAGTCTCAACTTGTTTTAATATACTTGTACTGTACAATGTTGACGTCGATGAGTTTTTCTTGTTTATTGGCAGCCCTCCCACATTCCAGCCCACCGTTTGCCGCAACAGAGGCCTAAAAATTTGATATACGGCTCGTGCTGCGTCCCTTTTGCTCGCACGAGCCGCATGTGTCAAAATCTCGTATGTCTGTGGgcacaaaaaaacaaggcggTATCCGCTTTAGAACCCAGCCCAGTTGCTGACGTCCAATCCTTGGAGCGCGGCTGACTGCGTCCCACTGTACACTGGAGAACGAAGCACAGTGTTGGTCACTGTGTATTTCGGCTTCATCTCACTAATAATAACGGACGCTCCTGATTCCAGCCACAGCGTGGTTTATGGAATCCGTCTATATTTACCTGGGCTTCCCAGCTGTTGCTGTATATTAGCATCATTGCTTAGCGATATTCTTCATTTCTGCTTACTCTCCGTCCCTTGGCTATGTCCGAAGAGGTAAATGCAGCTCGGGAGTAGCCAGCGCAGCCACAGgccattctcatctcatcattaCCGATTCCTTCTTGATCATTACCAAAAATAGCACCAGCTAAGGCCGTGGCCAATCAGCTCTGTGCGCCCGCAGCACTGTGGAGGCGGTGCAGCCTCAAGTTACAAAGGGCTATTCTCCTAATGGAATGTTTGCTGCCTTGCTACGCCGTAGTGGTAAGGCTTTCCGCTGATCTGACGGGTATTTCCCACAGTGCGTATATTTTAAGAAGTCCGTGCACAGTATTCGATTTGTCTTCTATGTTGGCTGGGCGCACTTCAAAAGATACAAACAAAGGCACTGTAGACAAATTGCTTCGTAAAGGTTATCTGCCAATCTTCCAAAATACACATCCTGAGCTACGGGGATACTCCGCACAAGAACAATGTAAACAATCACCAGTCATATACACTCGAGTGGCTCGCTTCTGGCTTTGCGTGCAACTCTCCTGCACTGATGCCGCATATAGAAGCATCGATGCCCGGCAGTTGTTCCAGGAACCTGTAACAAGGCATTTTTCCCATCCAGGGACCACATGCCAGCAGCTGCGGGACAGCCGAATTACCACCCTGCAGAGCACAGTACATGAGCCTGCGACTAATCTCAACTCCTCGGGGCGATTAGATTGGCTTGACCCCCGCCAAGCGACTCTTGTTGCAAGGAGGGGATTACGGGTGCAGGTGGTGTTGAAGACGGATGGAGGGCaattggcatcaaatcacTAATCTGTGCCAGCTCGCTTCACTAAGGTTCGAGTCCTTATCCAGCATCAAGGCCTCATGCATAAAGAAGTTGAGATAAGAAAGGGTGCTCAGTGTGTGTGGCCCGTCGCCTGCATCTCGTAACTATAGTACCTCGTACATGATACACCACTGGTACAGTACCATTGATCCGATACGAGCACTCACTCGCAGCTGCGAGGCCTTTTTGATTCCAATCGCCACttgtgaaaagaaaaggcctACCAAAATGTCCTCGTACGGAGCACATTGTGTGAGGCGGTGCGCCCATCTCGCTAAGCCCCTTTCGGCCGCCCGCCCCACAAAGGGATCGAGATGAAATTTCCCAACCTTACAGGATTTGTTCTCCTGAATTGTATGTACGGAGTTAGGAGTAGTCTTAGGGAGTACGTGTCTGGCAAAGAGCGGTCTTCACTACGACCCTCACGCGTGCGCCTCTTGCATagtcttcatctcttcagTTATTCTAGAAGAAGCCTCTCGTTTGACACATTGTCCTTCTCCCTTCGGACGCAGATCGCGCCATCTCTAGCACCCCGGGGATCCTGATTCTTTCGCGTGGAACCCACCCTTAGCGAGACTCTTGTCTGCCAGTCTATCATTTCACTCACTCTCATTTTCACCTCCAAGCTGTCTGAGCGTCCATCTCAGTGAGCCTCACAATGtcggacaagaagaacgaCGACTATCCCCTCCAGGACATGGAGAACGGAGATGTGGGAAAGGTCAGGGCCTACTCTCGCTCACCGTCGCCTCGAGCCAAGTCTGGCGGCTTTGACTTTTCCAAGATCGACAACAGCCCGGGAGCATCTGTTCTCGGTTACTGCTTGgcgtccatctccatgacgGTCGTCAACAAATACGTTGTTTCTGGCTCTTCATGGAACATGAACTTTCTCTACCTTGCTATTCAAGTAAGACCTCTTGTTCTTTCCCTCTCTGAGACATAGTGTCCTAATTGGCAAAAAATAGTCCATTGTGTGTGTTGTTGCTATTCAAGCCTGCAAGCAGGCTGGCCTAATTACCAACCTTTCTCCATTTGATCcggagaagggaaagaaatgtGAGCTTTTATCCTTATATCTCATGACAAGCAGAGTTGCTCATTCTGTCTAGGGTTCCCTGTTTCTGTTCTTTTGGTTGGCATGATTTATACTGGTGCCAAGGCGCTTCAATACATCTCCGTGCCCGTGTATACCATCTTCAAGAACCTTACCATCATTGTCATTGCTTACGGAGAGGTGCTCTGGTTTGGGGGCAGCGTTACCCCCaccattcttctctcttttggcCTGATCATCTTCAGCTCCATGGTTGCTGCTTGggccgatgccgatgccgcgGGTCGTTCATCAAAGGCATCTCAATCCTTTAGTACTCTGCAGATTGGCTACACCTGGATGGGTTTAAACGTCATTTGCCAGGCTGCGTTTGTGCTGGGTATGCGCAaggtcatcaagaagatgggcTTCAAGGACTGGGACAGTGAGGAGCCCCTTATTTATAGATACTGAGATGCATCGACCGCTAACTTTTTCCACTTTAGCCATGTTCTACAATAACTTCTTGACTATTCCTGTCCTGATCATTGGATCTCTTCTGGTTGAGGACTGGTCTTCCGAAAACTTGGCACGAAACTTTCCCGAGGAAACGCGTACCAACCTCATCCTCGGCATGGTGTACTCGGGTCTGggtgccatcttcatctcctaCTCCTCCGCCTGGTGTATTCGCGTTACCTCCTCTACGACTTACTCAATGGTGGGAGCTCTGAACAAGCTTCCCATTGCTGTCAGCGGTCTCATTTTCTTCGATGCACCTGTTACCTTTGGCAGTGtttctgccatcttcattggTTTCGTCAGCGGTCTCGTGTACGCTTGGGGCAAGATCCGCCAGggtgaaaaggccaagatgtCGCTGCCAGTGACTAAGCCCGTCATGAGTGCCAGCTCTCAGAGCAACAACGACGCGTCAAGAGCGTAAAGCCCCTGGATCATGGAATATAAAAAAGACTTGTCGGTAGAAGGGTCGGGGACAGGAAGGGATGTTTGGAGTTTGAACATTGATGCTACTCTTGGGAAGCTATAGATTTTATGGGATTGTACTCTAGATTTTTGGAACCCATGTGTGAAGAGGTCAGGAAATTAATGATAGCAGTGTCTCGTCATGACAATTACGATTGATTCGATTTCAAAAGCATCTTCACCTTGTTAAATGTCCACACAAACATCATTCGAGTTTCGGGTAAACACTGTCGATTGGATAAATACAGTTGGTAAATGCGAGCCCGAGCATATCTGTAACGGGCTTGTCCCAAAAATGGTCATTCTCCGCTGCAATGAGAAAGGAGGGCGTGTTCCAGAACGAAGGATCTGCACGATACAGCCTGGTAATATTTTAGAGTCGCAATTCTTCAGCACGCCAAATTGGCCATCCAGCACGGAACAGCATGCGACAGAATTGAAGCCCGGGCGTTTGGTTTACGCCTAATATCTGCTATTGCAGCTATACTCCTCAAGTATCTAGCATTATCACTACTAGTATGTAACCTTGAAGTTCCATGAGTTGACGGGATGCTGAACAGTTGCTCTCTCCATATGCAGCGTTGCCGCTATGTAGATAAGGATGCGGTGAGGCTGCCTTCTCCAGCACTTCGTATGAGCACATCAAGTAAAAAAAGtcgctccatcttctgttgAATGTACccagtactccgtattgaGTACTTGCTAGGCGGTGTTAGTGTGCTTGCACGTGCGAAACGTGTGTCTGGACCCCTGCTGGAGGGCTGGTTCATTTGCGAGTGTCATGCTCAGTGATGGCGGGCAGCGAGCGTGATTTGCTGTGTTGGCAAATTGTTAATTTACGGGGAGTGACGGCTGCAAGTGGTTCTCTTTAGCTCAAAGTCGGAACAAGCAAGGGATCAATCAATGGATGAGAGAAGCTAGGaagaattttttatttttcgtTTTTTCATTTGGTGGCAATACTGAGTGGTGACCATGAATCTCACCTTTTACTACGAGAGTACATGCTCGCCAATTAAAATTTCTTCATCCGCTACATACTGTGTCACTGCTCTAGAAGCCTCAACAACCTCATGGGTCTGATTGGAGAAGCTCGCGCAGGGCCTCCCTTTAGACGAGGACTCATTGGATCCAGAGGGCTGGGCTGAATCAGTGCGAGCCGTCTCTCGTCCCACGCGGGCTGCGAGGCGCTGGAGTTATATGGGCTTTGGGTAGCACCGAGTCGTTTGTTCACTGGCACGCGAGACACGCGTCCTTGGCGCGAactgtctcttcttttcttgttcttctgctttAATTAGTTTTGTCGGTATTTTATTGCCAACGTGATCGAAGCGATAGCCGGCGTCTCGGTGATGCGAAGAGTCAGCTGTGCCGGAGAGGGCGAGTGATTGCATTACGTGTCCACGGAACAAGATTCTTCGTTGGTGGAATACGGAGTCTCGtcaatgtacatgtacacggAGAGGACCCTAGTACCCGCAACGTTCCGTACTTTCcacaggtacgagtacttggaAGGTATTCTAGATGTTTGATTGTCTGCACGGAGTACCTCTAAATTGGTTCCTGgacgcacacacacacggGAGCTGCGGATCCCGCACCGAGTGATTCCGGATTGCGGCAAGGCTTGATGAGAagccagaaaaaaaaaaaaaaaagagacaaagatCCATCCTGGTGGTGCATTGTCGTGAATCTTAGTCGATGCGAATCGGGCAGGCCACTAGAAATCCACACCGTTGCAACGCTTCAAAACAACAGCACGGCCGAGTCTGTACTAAGCTGGTGCCAGTAAACAATAATGGAGGAGCGGAGGCGGGCTACAGTGCACTTTCACAGTATCCACACCGTCCGTCGACCAATCAGACGCCCCACCAGCATCCGTGCCGCGGCCATTCAGCGCCTCGCAGCGCCACGCAGCGCCATGTAAACACCCCCCGGCCGCCCCAAAACAGCTCAAAACAACAGGTGGGCCGCAGCACTTCCTGCACTGTGCTCGGCCCCTCTGATAAATTCGAGCGGCTAGTCTCAACGCGGCTCTAGCTCCCTGATGCTACCCCTGGCGCCAGGAAACGCCCCCATCGTCAACTGGGGGGTGCTCCATCTTTCTGCGTTCTTTGCAGCAGAATCGCCATTGCAAGGGCAACTTGGCGCTGCTGATGCCTGTAGAGCTCGTACTTTTAGTGCCTCTAAACGGGCTTATTCGTATGTCGCTCTGCCGCAGCCCCCCAAACAAGCGCTGTTCCCTCTTTCGCTTCTCAACCACCCCGTTGCTTCGCCTCTCTTTCTTGCCTGTGCTTGTTCGAGCGACAATCAGCAcctggaagagaaaaaaaaccaatcCATCGACGAACAGGAACCAGTTTTTTCTCATCCGTTCGTTTCTTATCTCGACTGTCGCCAGGGCCGATTATGTCTTTCTATTCGTCCACGATCTAGCATCTTGTTACCACT contains these protein-coding regions:
- a CDS encoding chitin synthase domain-containing protein, producing the protein MAYNGPGGGQGGGHPLQDLPSGSSYHLPPHEEEEQAGRYLLNEPGSHGYEHDRLGAGTPPDRPVSAYSLTESYAPGASPIGTPGLGSDNGYGHWVQRQQQPAGGGLKRYNTRKVKLVQGSVLSIDYPVPSAIKNAVEPKYRDVEGGNEEFVKMRYTAATCDPNDFTLKNGYDLRPRMYNRHTELLIAITYYNEDKVLLARTLHGVMQNIRDIVNLKKSTFWNKGGPAWQKIVVCFVFDGIDKADKNTLDVLATIGVYQDGVVKKDVDGKETVAHIFEYTSQLSVTPNQQLIRPSGDSPQNLPPVQFIFCLKQQNTKKINSHRWLFNAFGRILNPEVCILLDAGTKPSPRSLLALWEGFYNDKDLGGACGEIHAMLGKGGKKLLNPLVAVQNFEYKISNILDKPLESSFGYVSVLPGAFSAYRFRAIMGRPLEQYFHGDHTLSKILGKKGIDGMNIFKKNMFLAEDRILCFELVAKAGQKWHLTYIKAAKGETDVPEGAAEFISQRRRWLNGSFAASLYALMHFGRMYKSGHNIIRMFFLHIQLIYNFLNVIFSWFSLASYYLTTTVIMDLVGTPVIASSNSSEHHGWPFGDEATPIINTLLKYLYLAFVILQFILALGNRPKGSKFTYIASFMVFALIQGYILVLSVFLVVQAFNTPIQDQINFDSGEDFVKSFFFGAGAAGVIIIALITIYGLYFIASFLYLDPWHMFHSFPHYLLLMSTYINILMVYAFNNWHDVSWGTKGSDKAEALPSANVQKGEKNEVVVEEIEKEQEDIDSQFEQTVRRALAPFKEEEEVEKKDVEDGYKSFRTGLVVSWLFSNIILIIGVTTDDFAQSGLVGTSSSRTANFFKFLLYATAVLSLIRFIGFLWFLGKTGLMCCFARR
- a CDS encoding UAA transporter family domain-containing protein; translation: MSDKKNDDYPLQDMENGDVGKVRAYSRSPSPRAKSGGFDFSKIDNSPGASVLGYCLASISMTVVNKYVVSGSSWNMNFLYLAIQSIVCVVAIQACKQAGLITNLSPFDPEKGKKWFPVSVLLVGMIYTGAKALQYISVPVYTIFKNLTIIVIAYGEVLWFGGSVTPTILLSFGLIIFSSMVAAWADADAAGRSSKASQSFSTLQIGYTWMGLNVICQAAFVLGMRKVIKKMGFKDWDTMFYNNFLTIPVLIIGSLLVEDWSSENLARNFPEETRTNLILGMVYSGLGAIFISYSSAWCIRVTSSTTYSMVGALNKLPIAVSGLIFFDAPVTFGSVSAIFIGFVSGLVYAWGKIRQGEKAKMSLPVTKPVMSASSQSNNDASRA
- a CDS encoding ubiquitin-conjugating enzyme domain-containing protein → MLNIWSMSQKKKQKEAENAEGQAAGGKRKKVTAAQLRVQKDLSELSLGATMKTDFPDPDNILNFILSIEPDEGMYRGGKFTFDFAINQNFPHEPPKVLCREKIYHPNIDLEGKVCLNILREDWKPVLNLNAVIVGLQFLFLEPNASDPLNKEAADDLRSNREGFKRNVRTAMSGGSVKGAPYDRVLK